One Nicotiana tabacum cultivar K326 chromosome 23, ASM71507v2, whole genome shotgun sequence genomic window, ATGTGTTTTCATGTCTGTCAACTGTTCGCGGAGCATCTATATGCTATGTCAAAACCTTGATCTTGTAGTGGTAAGATGGGTAACTGAGATTCAAAAGTCAACCTGGGGAGCTCTATGtatagggttgactttttgacatgCAAATACTCGcaagaataattaataattttttggaactgttagaaaaataGAAGGGATTCTATCATGACACTAATTAATCATAATCATTGACCCTCTGAGATGGAAAGTTATCTTTATATGCCATTACATCTTGTGGTCATATGCTTCCTCCTCGTAAACCAAATTATTTAGTTTTCCCATTGTTTACAATCTTTAGGTTTCCTAATGCATCTGGTGCTATGATTTACCCCATTTATGGTCAAGGGGAACTTCCACAGGCCTTTTGTCGTCGTGCTGCAGTAAAAGGATGCATTTATGTAAGTCCTTTAACATGTGTTTTCCTTGGATAACTCCAGTGTATTATCACTTAGTTTTGCATTTTTGTTCCaatgagattttttaccttttttatccTTGCGTTGTTAATTGCAATGCATGGCGGAGAGTAGACAATGTCCAAATATGCATTATGTTTCTGATCATTTTTGTGTTTTGGTAGTATAATTATCTTACACCCTGCCATCCTCCTAAAAATAGAGAAAAGTTTGTTTTGTTAAAATTCCATCATAACGTTCCCGTAGGGAAGTGATAAGCATAACATAGGACCAATTAGAGCTCCTAGAGGTCGCACATTTGCAGTTAGAACTCTCCCAGCATGTAACTTAGGGAGCTTAGCTCTAGCCAGGAAGTGTATTAAACAACTTTGCATCTAGTTGTGGCCTTGCTTTCTTATTCCTCACAATGCTAGATATACATTTGTGATGAGAAATGTTAATGAGCCTGCTTGTAGTACAAGTACTGAAAGAAGCTTTTTTCAAGCATTCGGGAGCATTGACACTGTTGTTTACATCCTGAAGGATTACTGTTTAGGCAAACTCAATTAATCTTTAATTTGAACAGCTGCTGAATGAgcttaacttttaattttttggtAAGTTGAATGAGCTCAGCTTTTTACGTTTCATTTGACATCGAATAGAAGATATCATCTTGATTGGTTTCTCTTCTGTTACCTTTTCTCGTGTAGTCGAAAAGTAATCTGTCTTGATTTCTTCATCATTACTTATACTATACATTGTATTCGGATATTTGCAAAATGAAGTTCTTATTGTGCTAAACATCAGATTCAAAGTTGTTTATGGTGTCCATTCTTCAGTATTTGTTATTTAATGTTAATTTCCTGGAATTCTTTGAATTGTTGTGTCATTAGTAGTCTTCCCTGAGgctaatttctatctttacttCGACTTTGTTTCCAGGTTCTTCGGATGCCTGTTAATTCTCTCCTCATGGACAAGGTTCGAAGTGATGCTCTTGTTGTTTCTTAATGACTTTTAACCGTCCTCATTTGGTGGAACTGAACCCTTTTGAAGTGCATGAGTTGTTGACCTGTCACCTTGATGATTTCACAGGCTACTGGGAATTACAAAGGTGTTCGCTTGGCTTCGGAACAAGAATTATTCAGCCATAAGCTGATATTAGCTCCATCTTTTGTGTTTCAATTACCACCACCTCATGCTTCACCTGATGCTCTGCAAATTGTTTATTGTGATTTTGGCTCAAACAATACAACTGAGAAGCTGGCTAGGAGCGTATGCATCACAAAGCACTCTTTGAAATTGGATGTAGCCAATTGTTTGGCATTTTTTCCACCTCGGTGTAAGATATATGCATAACACACTTTTTTGTTTTTAAGTGattttaatatttcaaattttttacCTTATCAATTTTTTTCTCCAGCTCTCTTCCCTGAGCAAGTCACAGCAATCCATGTCCTTCAGCTGAGTAGCAATGTTGCTGTTTGCCCCTCTGGAATGTGAGTTCACCTGCCTAATTTCTATTTAGTCACCACTATTCTAGTGCTGTAGGGTCTGCTGACACATCGGTGTTAACATATCACTATTCAGAATTCATTATCTTTTTAGGATGCGCTCTTTAGCCTGCCTTTCACTTTTAGAATGTTAGTGCCCATGTCACTacccttttttttccttccatTAAGTCTAAACTTTCACTAATAAACACCAAGTTGGTGTCAAGAAGTATGCGCAAGTCGTGTATATAACTCAACCTGAGTAATTTACAGGCATCTATCAAGTTTGTTCAGCTACCTATATATACGAGTGTTCCCCGTCAAGCTTCTGAAACCATGTTAACTACGTGTTTCAGACACTTGATTTTGAATTTCTCTAATTATAGAAGTAATTGGTAAAATTAAGTTGTATGGAGTTGGAGTTACAAATTCTCAGTTAATTCCTCAAGTATCTTACACTAACCCAGTTGGTTCGCTGCTTTCTCTTTCAGGTTTTTGACTTATCTCTCAGCCATATGTGAGGATGATGTTCAGGGGAAGAAGCTATTACATGCAGCCATCAACGCACTGTTTTGCATTCCTGTTTCTGGAAGTTCTGAAAATGATAATTCTGCGGAGAACCAAAGTGAAACTAGAGATGCAAAACCTGCTTTACTTTGGAGTGTCTTGTATACTCAAGAGCTTGCTAAGGTATCTGCAATACccctttttatttttggttttgcTCTACACAACTGCCAGCTTCCATTTTGTTTCTATATGAATTTTCCTCGGTTCTTTTTTCATTTAAGGAAATGTGCAATTCATTTTGATAATGCTTTTTGTTTGTAAAAATACTGAAACGGCTATCAAGCCAGTTCACTTTTTGGGCCTTTGCTTTCAGTCAATTTTGTTTCCTTCAGGGTTTTTGATTATCTTGTTTATTTTGGCCTGGAATCTTCTGCACACTTAGATAGAGGTTTTCAACTTATCATATAGAATGTCTAACATTTTCATTAGTGTATACATAAAAAGAAAACATGTTCTTTAGTGTCACTGAGCATAGTACATTAGTTGGTTGCCACATAGGAATTAATTACTCTTGAAGTTTATCACCCGTGTTATGTTTAGAGTTGAAAGTCAGACTATAGCAGTTGCTTATCGCCCAATTCACTCATTATTTTGTCCCGGAGGGAAGGTGTGGTATCGAAATCCATGGATTAGATTCCATGGGATTAAGTGTGAGTATTCCTTTTCAAAATGTGTGAGAATTACCCTTCAGATCCCCACTTATAAATAGGGCTAAAATAGCTTTTGCTTCATTTCTCTTCCTCCTTACCCTTCATCTCCCTCCAACACAGCCTCTCCAGTTACATCTTGCTACCTCCGGCTACTCCTCTTCCTTGCAGATTGCTTTACCCTGCTGTCAGTTGATCCACAATCCACATCCCCAAGAGAAAAAAGGCCATGTAGCTGACATTATGATTTTCTGCCTCCTATCTCCTCCTATTGTTCCCTCCCTTGAGTGGATTGCTCTGTCTCTTTCCTTTCATTTGTCTTCCTTGTATTTCTTTCTCCTGCCCTTGCAATTTAATGTTCTCCACCccttaattttttttccttttgattttTCCCTTTGTTATTCTTCTCTTCTCCTTTTCGCaaaaaaacattttatttttatgtccTGAATTATATAAGTTTTGCTAATATGCAACAATCTTCTTCTCTCTCTATTTTCTTCCCAACAATTATTATATTCTTTTATCCAGGTTGTGATTCTTCTTTTGTACATTATAGGTCATGGTTGAAAATTATGGATAATTAGTGTTAGATTGATGGACATTGAGTGGAGATGAATTTGTGATGGAAAAATCAAATACTATAGTGTAGTTATTAAATCTAGTTTCGTATAGATTAGAGAAAACCATTGTTTTGCATGAAGACTATTCTTGGACTGGTATTTCAATTTTTGTGTAAAATGCAAGATATTGGGGTGGGCTACTGTTAAGGTACCACATGGGATTAAGCAAACTGTACCAAACGGCAAACACAGAATATCAGGTTGTGATACACCTTACGATCCCAAATAATTAATCATTTATCGATGGGCTAATAATCTCATATGCGACATGCTACCAAATGATTCCTGATACAAATCTATGCCTGGCGTGTTGTCCTGACTTTTCCAATTTTTGTCCATCAGTTTCAGGATGTACTAGATAACATCATTTCTACCCCCATGCCAGATGGGAGTCCATACTACCACGATCTTCTGGGTGCTACAGAAAAGGTAATATGCATTCTGCTTTTCTTAAATGGACCTCTTTTACGTTGGTCTCTATCCTCTTTTTCCCCTGATAGTTGCcgccttttttcttctttcttcttgtGCTTTACTTTGCCATGGCCTGTTTGCATGCATATATGTAGGGCTTATAGTGATGTAGGAGAAGGGTAGATCCTCAGACACACTGACCCATTTGGTGTTGTGCTATTTTTGTGTAGATATTTGAAGAGCTTTACTCTGGTGAAGAATTCTTTCCCAAGACAGCCTCATCGGAGGAGGGTGCTGTCGAAGAGCTCGAGGACTAGAGACCAAATTAATGCTGCTGGATATGCTATCATTTTAAGCTGACCGAGGGGTGGCGGAATAATATAGTTTGCATCGACAATGATGACGAGAATATAGTTGACGTGGTTTATGCCCCTATATACCAATGTTAATGTGTTTATGCGAAATACTTTGTTGTTGTATAGAGGTTTGGGACGAGACTTGGTAGTGTTAAAGAGTTTGCCTACTTTTGCAATTATTTTTTGCGGTGGTTGATCTGAGACTTCCTATGACTTGAACCTagtttctatatagaaatatttTGACATGTCAAAGTGCAAATTGAGGAATGCGTAGAGCTAATGCGGCAAAGTTAAGAGATTGGAAGCTGCACGTAAGCTTAACGAGGCAGTGAGTTCTTTCTATATAAACTTGAGGGGTTTAGTGAGGTGAAAAAGCTTCATAACTTCTCGAAAAAGCTTTTAGTGTTAATGTTGAGTTCTACTATATCTTGATGCTCCTATGCTAATTGGCGCAAACATGTTCATGATCCCTTAAGAACTTCTAAATATATCCCCTAACTACGCTAGTATTAAAAGATAGGGAAAATGGCTAAATATACCCTTGCACTATAGAAAAGGTTTAGATTTATCCATCGTTATACTTTGAGTCTATATATGTTCCTGTCGttatactattggttcaaatataccctttTTTCGTTAAGTTTTTTCAGAGTGGACATCCAATCCTACGTGGTACTGatatttgatgaggtggatgccaCATGACTCTCCACCTCAGCACCCCTAACCCATTTTACCCCctcccttctatttttttttcaccCCTAAAATTTCCTTCCCTTCCGCAACTATTGCTACCATTACCGCTACCATAAAAAATGTTGTATTTCAAATTTTAGTCTTTATATATGGATTAGGGGCGCTAAGATGACATGTCATGTGGTATCCACCTCATAAAATATAAGTGCCACATATGATTGGATGTCCACCTCGGACAAACTTAACAGAAgaagggtatatttgaaccaataatATTACGACAGGGGTATATTTGGACCTAAAGTATAACGAATGATATATTTAAACCTTTTGTCATAATACATGAGTAGATTTGACCCTTTGGCGTAAAAAATAATCGCGGTTTTGAGACCTTAGCTCTCTCCAAGTTTGAAATGCAAAGAAAATTATAAATCCTTGGCGAAATCTCCTAAAGTTCAAATTTGTCTATGTAGCAAGACTTGTGAATAATTTAACAAGATAAGTAGAATAAGAACAAAATTAAGTGCCCATACGCAAAACTTGTGAACAATTGAATAATAAGGGCAAGATTTGCCAATCCGACGAGACTCATATACAGTTTAACAAGATATGTAGAATAAAAATAGTATACAAGCTATGTCAGACATAACTTATTATTAGCAAAGCAAGATTGTCGATAGAGTTTGTGAACGATTTAACAAGATATGTAAAATAAAGATAGTATTAAAGTTATGTCCCACCTGACTATTTTGCAAAACTTCCTTAATAGAGACAAAATATAAACATCGGTCTCAAATGATGCTATCGTGCAAATCTATCGGGTAAAAGCACCTCCACATTAGAAAGCCCAAAATGATTTGAAGTCTTTTAACACTAGACGtttgttttctcttttaaatGGGTTTGATAGTTATGCATTCCTACATCTAGCAAATTATAAACGAGCTTAGAATTTAGATTGTAACTGGCTTCCAATTCCTTATGAAACATTATGCAAAAGTTTATTCCAATTTAGCCACAACTAATTCTAATCGAATCATCTTCAATTTCTCATGAGCACAAAATACCAGAAAACTGAAGGTTCTAATTTCTTTTCTAAGTTGGCCCAATTCGCAAGTGTATAGGAGAAGACCAATTActtttattcttttcttctttcatattatctttccatttcaatttatgcGACGGGTTTGATTGAGtacaaagtttaaaaaaaaaaaacttttaaaacttaTGGTATTATGCATATCATAAGATTTCA contains:
- the LOC107778289 gene encoding rab escort protein 1-like, encoding MDETASYPPIEPSNFDLIVVGTGLPESILAAAAAAAGKSVLHLDPNPSYGSHYASFPLHEFISYIQSQSSSEPSIPQPDADSGFTRVPLTTRSLYSSVEITSYSSEPLEQSRKFNIDLSGPRVLLCADAMINLILKSEVNQYMEFKSIDGNFFYDGEGNLENVPDSRSAIFKDRKLSFTEKNQLMGFFKLVQGHFEAFATDGGESKSISEEDLDSPFVEFLSKMGLSSKLKSIILYAITMADYDQENGDVCKSVLNTKDGIDRLALYHSSVGRFPNASGAMIYPIYGQGELPQAFCRRAAVKGCIYVLRMPVNSLLMDKATGNYKGVRLASEQELFSHKLILAPSFVFQLPPPHASPDALQIVYCDFGSNNTTEKLARSVCITKHSLKLDVANCLAFFPPRSLFPEQVTAIHVLQLSSNVAVCPSGMFLTYLSAICEDDVQGKKLLHAAINALFCIPVSGSSENDNSAENQSETRDAKPALLWSVLYTQELAKFQDVLDNIISTPMPDGSPYYHDLLGATEKIFEELYSGEEFFPKTASSEEGAVEELED